GTGGTCGCGCTACCAACAGAGCCGCGACCTGATCAGCGTCGGCGCCTATGTCGCGGGCGGTGACCGCGAGACCGACACGGCCATTTCCCTCCAGCCGCAGCTGGTCAGGTATCTGCGTCAGGGCCTCAACGACAACATCAGCCTGGGTGAAAGCGAGGCGTACCTCAGCACGATTTTCGCCCCGGCGGCCGGCGGGTAACCGGTCATGGCCCTGAGTCGAGCCGCGCGTCTGGCGCCGGTGGTGGACATGGCCGAGAAGGCCGAGAAAACCGCCGTTCAGCGCCTGGGCTATTTTCAGGGTCAGGTGAAAGTGGCCGAGAGCAAACTCGCCGACTTGCATGCCTTCCGTCTGGATTACTCCGAGCAGTGGATCGTGCGCGGCAGCACGGGCGTTTCCGGGCAATGGCTGCTGGGTTTTCAGGGCTTTCTGGCGCAACTCGACACCGCTGTCGATCAGCAGCGTCAAAGTCTGCAATGGCACCAGAACAACCTGGACAAGGCCCGCGATGCCTGGCAACAGGCCTTCGCCCGGGTCGAAGGTCTGCGCAAGCTTGTACAACGTTATCTGGAAGAAGCGCAGCGCGCCGAAGACAAGCGCGAACAGAAGCTGCTGGACGAGTTGTCCCAGCGTTTGCCGCGCCACGAGGCGTTT
The window above is part of the Pseudomonas fluorescens genome. Proteins encoded here:
- the fliJ gene encoding flagellar export protein FliJ, with the translated sequence MALSRAARLAPVVDMAEKAEKTAVQRLGYFQGQVKVAESKLADLHAFRLDYSEQWIVRGSTGVSGQWLLGFQGFLAQLDTAVDQQRQSLQWHQNNLDKARDAWQQAFARVEGLRKLVQRYLEEAQRAEDKREQKLLDELSQRLPRHEAF